One Streptomyces lincolnensis genomic region harbors:
- a CDS encoding FAD-dependent oxidoreductase: MARILVIGGGIAGAATAMAVRKAGFDVVVHEAHPDSAEDLGAFLTLASNGMRALAQLDASAAVTALGFPLTSMRVFDGTGEQLAQAPLGEAADPLLRYRCLRRGDLNSALQAEAGRRGIEIRHGARLVSVESGPAGVTAHFADGGTATADLLIGADGLGSRVRRTIAAEAQPVYAGQRVFYGYTRTAPVSAPEEEARITMIRGSATAFGYAVSPEGETYWFARVSADPLSADAIAHGTPETWRDLLVPLLRKDTTAAADIVEATTGTLLVTNATEIPVGTPWRSGRTLILGDAAHAASPATGQGASMALEDAVILAKSLRDAPDMDSALSHYEALRRPRVEYNITVSGNISRGVPTPPSTAPAAARPGEDELVRHLAWEADIWTAA, encoded by the coding sequence GTGGCACGCATTCTGGTCATCGGTGGCGGGATCGCCGGCGCGGCGACGGCGATGGCCGTACGGAAGGCGGGTTTCGACGTCGTCGTGCACGAGGCGCATCCCGACTCGGCCGAGGACCTGGGCGCGTTCCTCACCCTCGCGAGCAACGGCATGCGCGCCCTCGCGCAGCTCGACGCCTCGGCGGCGGTCACCGCGCTCGGCTTCCCGCTGACGTCGATGCGCGTGTTCGACGGCACGGGCGAGCAGTTGGCCCAGGCACCCCTCGGCGAGGCGGCCGACCCACTTCTGCGGTACCGCTGCCTGCGCCGCGGCGACCTCAACTCCGCGCTCCAGGCGGAGGCCGGGCGCCGGGGCATCGAGATCCGGCACGGCGCCCGGCTCGTCTCCGTGGAGAGCGGCCCCGCGGGCGTCACCGCCCACTTCGCCGACGGCGGCACCGCGACCGCGGACCTGCTCATCGGCGCCGACGGCCTGGGGTCCAGGGTCCGGCGGACGATCGCCGCCGAGGCGCAGCCGGTCTACGCGGGCCAGCGCGTCTTCTACGGATACACGCGCACCGCGCCCGTGTCCGCGCCCGAGGAGGAGGCGCGGATCACCATGATCCGGGGCAGCGCGACCGCCTTCGGCTACGCGGTGTCGCCCGAGGGGGAGACGTACTGGTTCGCCCGCGTGTCCGCCGACCCGCTGTCCGCCGACGCCATCGCGCACGGCACACCGGAGACCTGGCGCGACCTGCTGGTGCCCCTGCTGCGCAAGGACACCACCGCGGCGGCGGACATCGTCGAGGCCACCACCGGGACGCTGCTGGTCACCAACGCCACCGAGATCCCCGTGGGCACCCCTTGGCGCTCCGGGCGCACCCTGATCCTCGGCGACGCGGCGCACGCGGCCTCCCCCGCCACCGGGCAGGGCGCGTCGATGGCCCTGGAGGACGCCGTGATCCTCGCCAAGTCCCTGCGCGACGCACCGGACATGGACTCCGCCCTCTCCCACTACGAGGCGCTGCGCCGCCCGCGCGTCGAATACAACATCACCGTGAGCGGCAACATCTCCCGCGGTGTCCCCACACCGCCGTCGACGGCACCGGCCGCCGCACGGCCCGGGGAGGACGAGCTCGTGCGGCATCTGGCGTGGGAGGCGGACATCTGGACCGCCGCGTGA
- a CDS encoding FAD-dependent oxidoreductase, whose product MPRPLRVAIVGAGPAGIYAADALLKSDVAAEPGVSIDLFERMPAPFGLIRYGVAPDHPRIKGIITALHQVLDKPQIRLFGNVDYPNDLNLDDLRAFYDAVIFSTGATADRELAIPGVELDGSYGAADFVSWYDGHPDVPRTWPLQAEKVAVLGVGNVALDVARILAKTAEELLPTEIPPNVHEGLKANKALEVHVFGRRGPAQAKFSPMELRELDHSPTIEVIVDPEDIDYDEGSIETRRGNKQADMVAKTLENWAIRDVGERPHKLFLHFFESPTEILGEDGKVVGLRTERTALDGTGNVKGTGEFKDWDVTAVYRAVGYLSDKLPKLPWDIETGTVPDEGGRVIQESGEHLTSTYVTGWIRRGPVGLIGHTKGDANETVSNLLADFAGGRLQTPDSPEPEAVDAFLAERNVRFTTWEGWYKLDAAEKALGEPQGRERVKLVEREDMLRESGA is encoded by the coding sequence ATGCCCCGCCCCCTGCGGGTAGCAATCGTCGGAGCCGGCCCCGCCGGCATCTACGCCGCCGACGCCCTGCTCAAGTCCGACGTGGCCGCCGAACCCGGTGTGTCCATCGACCTCTTCGAGCGGATGCCGGCCCCGTTCGGCCTGATCCGCTACGGTGTCGCCCCCGACCACCCGCGCATCAAAGGCATCATCACGGCCCTCCACCAGGTGCTCGACAAACCGCAGATTCGCCTGTTCGGCAACGTCGACTACCCGAACGACCTGAACCTGGACGACCTGCGCGCGTTCTACGACGCCGTGATCTTCTCCACCGGCGCGACGGCCGACCGCGAGCTGGCCATACCCGGTGTCGAGCTCGACGGTTCCTACGGCGCCGCCGACTTCGTCTCCTGGTACGACGGCCACCCGGACGTGCCGCGCACCTGGCCGCTCCAGGCCGAGAAGGTCGCCGTGCTCGGCGTCGGGAACGTGGCGCTGGACGTGGCGCGCATCCTCGCCAAGACGGCGGAGGAGCTGCTGCCCACGGAGATCCCGCCGAACGTCCACGAGGGCCTGAAGGCCAACAAGGCGCTGGAAGTCCATGTGTTCGGCCGTCGTGGGCCGGCACAGGCGAAGTTCAGCCCGATGGAGCTGCGGGAGCTGGACCACTCCCCCACCATCGAGGTCATCGTCGACCCCGAGGACATCGACTACGACGAGGGCTCGATCGAGACCCGGCGCGGCAACAAGCAGGCCGACATGGTCGCCAAGACCCTGGAGAACTGGGCGATCCGCGATGTCGGCGAGCGCCCGCACAAGCTCTTCCTGCACTTCTTCGAGTCGCCCACCGAGATCCTCGGCGAGGACGGCAAGGTCGTCGGCCTGCGCACCGAGCGCACCGCCCTCGACGGCACCGGCAACGTCAAGGGCACGGGCGAGTTCAAGGACTGGGACGTCACGGCGGTCTACCGCGCCGTCGGCTACCTCTCCGACAAACTCCCCAAGCTGCCCTGGGACATCGAGACGGGCACCGTCCCGGACGAGGGCGGCCGGGTCATCCAGGAGAGCGGCGAGCACCTGACGTCGACGTACGTCACCGGCTGGATCCGGCGTGGCCCCGTGGGCCTGATCGGCCACACCAAGGGCGACGCCAACGAGACGGTGTCCAACCTGCTGGCCGACTTCGCGGGCGGCCGTCTCCAGACGCCGGACTCGCCCGAGCCCGAGGCGGTGGACGCGTTCCTTGCCGAGCGGAACGTCCGCTTCACCACCTGGGAGGGCTGGTACAAGCTGGACGCCGCCGAGAAGGCGCTGGGCGAGCCACAGGGCCGCGAGCGCGTCAAGCTCGTCGAGCGCGAGGACATGCTCCGCGAGAGCGGCGCCTGA
- a CDS encoding SpoIIE family protein phosphatase/ATP-binding protein produces the protein MTAGLRAALSGRSVAGQVFVLQVAVVLLLVVAAVLALVLQARHDSTTEARNRSVAVAEAFANAPGTREALRDPDPTSVLQPRAEAARRATGVDFLVVMNTDGIRYTHPKADRIGRKFVGTLAPALAGRVVTEEIDGTIGPLVQAVVPIKADDGTVVGLVSAGITTENVGGAANRQMPLVLIAAAAGLALATAGTALVSRRLLRQTHGLGPHEMTRMYEHHDAVLHSVREGVLIVGGAGTLLLANDEAHRLLDLPDDAEGRHVEALGLPPDTAGLLASGRVATDEVHLVKDRLLAVNQRTTDSRGGPPGTVATLRDSTELRALSGRAEAARERLNMLYDAGVAIGTSLDVTRTAEELAELAVPRFADFATVDLFDAVLGGGQPESSRALSRTALSGIRKDAPLYPVGEQIRLVESSPQARSLSSGAAVVEPRLSEAAGWQAQDLERSAQVVAYGIHSLIAVPLRAGSLVLGVVSFWRSEKAEPFDREEVALAEELVARAAVSIDNARRYTREHSMAVTLQRSLLPRRLPEQNALEIAYRYLPAQAGVGGDWFDVLPLSGARVALVVGDVVGHGLYAAATMGRLRTAVHNFSALDLPPDELLALLDELVSRIDQDEAEEETSAPVTGATCLYAVYDPVARRCTIARAGHPPPALIRPDGSVEFPDVPAGPPLGLGGLPFETVDLDLAEGSRLVLYTDGLVEDREHDIDVGLDQLRGALERAGSSPEDTCRVVLDSRLPAKPSDDIALIVARTRALAADRIAEWDVPSEPAAVGEVRASVTRQLARWGLDELTFTTELILSELVTNAIRYGGGSIHVRVLYDRTLVCEVFDSSSTSPHLRYAAMTDEGGRGLFLVAQLAERWGTRYTPAGKVIWAEQNLP, from the coding sequence ATGACGGCGGGACTGCGGGCGGCGCTGAGCGGCCGCAGCGTGGCCGGTCAGGTCTTCGTCCTGCAAGTGGCGGTCGTGCTGCTGCTGGTGGTGGCCGCGGTGCTCGCGCTGGTGCTCCAGGCCCGCCACGACAGCACCACCGAGGCCCGCAACCGCTCGGTCGCGGTCGCCGAGGCGTTCGCCAACGCGCCCGGCACCCGTGAGGCCCTGCGCGACCCCGACCCGACGTCGGTGCTGCAACCCCGTGCTGAGGCGGCCCGCCGGGCGACCGGCGTGGACTTCCTCGTCGTGATGAACACCGACGGCATCCGCTACACCCACCCCAAGGCCGACCGTATCGGCCGGAAGTTCGTCGGCACCCTCGCGCCGGCGCTGGCCGGACGCGTGGTGACGGAGGAGATCGACGGGACCATCGGGCCGCTCGTGCAGGCCGTGGTGCCGATCAAGGCGGACGACGGCACGGTCGTGGGCCTGGTGTCGGCGGGGATCACCACCGAGAACGTCGGCGGCGCCGCCAACCGGCAGATGCCGCTGGTCCTGATCGCCGCCGCGGCGGGCCTCGCCCTGGCCACGGCGGGCACCGCGCTGGTGAGCAGGCGGCTGCTGCGCCAGACGCACGGCCTCGGCCCGCACGAGATGACCCGTATGTACGAGCACCACGACGCGGTGCTGCACTCCGTCCGGGAGGGCGTGCTCATCGTCGGCGGCGCGGGCACCCTGCTGCTCGCCAACGACGAGGCGCACCGCCTGCTCGACCTGCCGGACGACGCCGAGGGCCGGCACGTCGAGGCCCTCGGGCTGCCGCCCGACACGGCCGGCCTGCTGGCCTCGGGGCGGGTCGCCACCGACGAGGTGCACCTGGTCAAGGACCGGCTCCTCGCGGTCAACCAGCGCACCACCGACAGCCGGGGCGGACCGCCCGGCACCGTCGCCACCCTGCGCGACTCCACCGAACTGCGCGCCCTGTCCGGCCGCGCCGAGGCGGCCCGCGAACGCCTGAACATGCTGTACGACGCCGGCGTGGCCATCGGCACCAGTCTGGACGTCACCCGCACCGCCGAGGAGCTGGCCGAGCTGGCGGTGCCCCGGTTCGCGGACTTCGCGACCGTCGACCTCTTCGACGCCGTGCTCGGCGGCGGGCAGCCGGAGTCGTCACGCGCCCTGAGCCGTACGGCACTGAGCGGGATCCGCAAGGACGCCCCGCTGTACCCGGTCGGCGAGCAGATCCGGCTCGTCGAGTCCTCGCCCCAGGCACGCAGCCTCAGCAGCGGGGCGGCCGTCGTCGAGCCGCGGCTGAGCGAGGCCGCGGGCTGGCAGGCACAGGACCTGGAGCGCTCCGCCCAGGTGGTGGCGTACGGCATCCACTCGCTGATCGCGGTGCCGCTCAGGGCGGGCAGCCTGGTGCTGGGCGTGGTCAGCTTCTGGCGGTCCGAGAAGGCGGAGCCCTTCGACCGCGAGGAGGTGGCCCTCGCCGAGGAACTGGTCGCCCGGGCCGCGGTCTCCATCGACAACGCGCGCCGCTACACCCGCGAGCACAGCATGGCGGTGACCCTCCAGCGCAGTCTGCTGCCGCGCAGGCTGCCCGAGCAGAACGCCCTGGAGATCGCCTACCGGTATCTGCCCGCGCAGGCGGGCGTGGGCGGCGACTGGTTCGACGTCCTGCCGCTGTCCGGCGCCCGGGTGGCGCTGGTGGTGGGGGACGTCGTCGGCCACGGTCTGTACGCGGCGGCCACGATGGGGCGGCTGCGCACCGCCGTGCACAACTTCTCCGCGCTGGACCTCCCGCCGGACGAACTGCTCGCGCTCCTGGACGAGTTGGTCTCCCGCATCGACCAGGACGAGGCGGAGGAGGAGACGAGCGCCCCGGTGACCGGGGCGACCTGCCTGTACGCCGTCTACGACCCGGTGGCCCGGCGGTGCACGATCGCCCGCGCGGGCCATCCGCCGCCGGCCCTGATCCGTCCCGACGGCTCGGTGGAGTTCCCGGACGTGCCGGCCGGTCCCCCGCTGGGGCTCGGCGGCCTGCCGTTCGAGACGGTCGACCTCGACCTGGCGGAGGGCAGCCGGCTGGTGCTCTACACGGACGGGCTCGTCGAGGACCGGGAGCACGACATCGACGTGGGTCTCGACCAGCTGCGCGGCGCTCTGGAGCGGGCCGGGAGTTCGCCCGAGGACACCTGCCGGGTCGTCCTCGACTCACGGCTGCCCGCCAAGCCCAGCGACGACATCGCCCTGATCGTGGCGCGCACCCGGGCGCTGGCCGCCGACCGGATCGCCGAGTGGGACGTGCCGTCCGAACCGGCGGCCGTCGGGGAGGTACGCGCCTCGGTGACCCGCCAGTTGGCCCGGTGGGGCCTCGACGAGCTCACGTTCACCACGGAGTTGATCCTGAGCGAGCTCGTCACCAACGCGATCCGCTACGGCGGCGGTTCCATCCACGTCCGCGTGCTGTACGACCGCACCCTGGTCTGCGAGGTCTTCGACAGCAGCAGCACCTCGCCCCATCTGCGGTACGCGGCCATGACGGACGAGGGCGGACGCGGCCTGTTCCTCGTGGCGCAGCTCGCCGAGCGCTGGGGCACCCGGTACACGCCCGCGGGCAAGGTGATCTGGGCGGAGCAGAACCTGCCGTAG